A genomic window from Equus caballus isolate H_3958 breed thoroughbred chromosome 5, TB-T2T, whole genome shotgun sequence includes:
- the SLC35A3 gene encoding UDP-N-acetylglucosamine transporter isoform X1, with protein sequence MCASEPGACGAKWPVGQSGGHSLSEWPLSSRTEPPDADAMLQKPQELQETERVSLVDEDKTMSANLKYLSLGILVFQTTSLVLTMRYSRTLKEEGPRYLSSTAVVVAELLKIMACVLLVYKDSKCSLRALNRILHDEILNKPMETLKLAIPSGIYTLQNNLLYVALSNLDAATYQVTYQLKILTTALFSVSMLSKKLGVYQWLSLVILMTGVAFVQWPSDSQELDSKELSAGSQFVGLMAVLTACFSSGFAGVYFEKILKETKQSVWIRNIQLGFFGSIFGLMGVYIYDGELVSKDGFFQGYNRLTWIVVVLQALGGLVIAAVIKYADNILKGFATSLSIILSTLISYFWLQDFVPTSVFFLGAILVIAATFLYGYDPKPAGNPTKA encoded by the exons ATGTGTGCCTCAGAGCCTGGGGCGTGCGGAGCGAAGTGGCCGGTGGGCCAAAGTGGCGGTCACTCCCTCAGTGAGTGGCCCTTGAGCTCCCGCACCGAGCCACCAGACGCGGACGCTATGCTCCAGAAGCCGCAGGAACTTCAAGAAACAGAAAGGGTGTCCTTG gtaGATGAAGATAAAACAATGTCTGCCAACTTAAAGTACCTTTCCTTGGGAATTTTGGTCTTTCAGACTACCAGTTTGGTTCTAACAATGCGTTATTCTAGGACTTTAAAAGAGGAGGGACCTCGTTATCTATCTTCTACAGCAGTAGTTGTTGCTGAACTTTTGAAGATAATGGCCTGCGTTTTATTAGTCTACAAAGACAGCA AATGTAGTCTAAGAGCACTGAATCGAATACTACATGATGAAATTCTTAATAAACCCATGGAAACGCTTAAACTTGCTATTCCATCAGGGATATATACTCTTCAGAATAATTTACTCTATGTGGCACTGTCAAATCTAGATGCGGCTACTTATCAG gtcaCATATCAGTTGAAAATTCTTACGACGGCATTATTTTCTGTGTCTATGCTTAGTAAAAAATTAGGTGTGTACCAGTGGCTCTCCTTAGTAATTTTGATGACAGGAGTTGCTTTTGTACAG tgGCCCTCAGACTCTCAAGAGCTTGATTCTAAGGAACTTTCAGCTGGCTCTCAATTTGTAGGCCTCATGGCAGTTCTCACAGCATGTTTTTCAAGTGGCTTTGCTGGGGTTTACTttgagaaaatcttaaaagaaaccaaacaatCAGTGTGGATAAGAAACATTCAACTTG GTTTCTTTGGGAGTATATTTGGATTAATGGGTGTATACATTTATGATGGAGAACTGGTATCAAAGGATGGATTTTTTCAGGGATATAACCGACTGACCTGGATAGTTGTTGTTCTTCAG GCACTTGGAGGCCTTGTAATAGCTGCTGTTATTAAGTATGCAGATAATATTTTAAAGGGATTTGCAACCTCTTTATCCATAATATTATCAACACTGATATCCTATTTTTGGCTACAAGATTTTGTGCCAACCAG
- the SLC35A3 gene encoding UDP-N-acetylglucosamine transporter isoform X2 gives MSANLKYLSLGILVFQTTSLVLTMRYSRTLKEEGPRYLSSTAVVVAELLKIMACVLLVYKDSKCSLRALNRILHDEILNKPMETLKLAIPSGIYTLQNNLLYVALSNLDAATYQVTYQLKILTTALFSVSMLSKKLGVYQWLSLVILMTGVAFVQWPSDSQELDSKELSAGSQFVGLMAVLTACFSSGFAGVYFEKILKETKQSVWIRNIQLGFFGSIFGLMGVYIYDGELVSKDGFFQGYNRLTWIVVVLQALGGLVIAAVIKYADNILKGFATSLSIILSTLISYFWLQDFVPTSVFFLGAILVIAATFLYGYDPKPAGNPTKA, from the exons ATGTCTGCCAACTTAAAGTACCTTTCCTTGGGAATTTTGGTCTTTCAGACTACCAGTTTGGTTCTAACAATGCGTTATTCTAGGACTTTAAAAGAGGAGGGACCTCGTTATCTATCTTCTACAGCAGTAGTTGTTGCTGAACTTTTGAAGATAATGGCCTGCGTTTTATTAGTCTACAAAGACAGCA AATGTAGTCTAAGAGCACTGAATCGAATACTACATGATGAAATTCTTAATAAACCCATGGAAACGCTTAAACTTGCTATTCCATCAGGGATATATACTCTTCAGAATAATTTACTCTATGTGGCACTGTCAAATCTAGATGCGGCTACTTATCAG gtcaCATATCAGTTGAAAATTCTTACGACGGCATTATTTTCTGTGTCTATGCTTAGTAAAAAATTAGGTGTGTACCAGTGGCTCTCCTTAGTAATTTTGATGACAGGAGTTGCTTTTGTACAG tgGCCCTCAGACTCTCAAGAGCTTGATTCTAAGGAACTTTCAGCTGGCTCTCAATTTGTAGGCCTCATGGCAGTTCTCACAGCATGTTTTTCAAGTGGCTTTGCTGGGGTTTACTttgagaaaatcttaaaagaaaccaaacaatCAGTGTGGATAAGAAACATTCAACTTG GTTTCTTTGGGAGTATATTTGGATTAATGGGTGTATACATTTATGATGGAGAACTGGTATCAAAGGATGGATTTTTTCAGGGATATAACCGACTGACCTGGATAGTTGTTGTTCTTCAG GCACTTGGAGGCCTTGTAATAGCTGCTGTTATTAAGTATGCAGATAATATTTTAAAGGGATTTGCAACCTCTTTATCCATAATATTATCAACACTGATATCCTATTTTTGGCTACAAGATTTTGTGCCAACCAG